The Plutella xylostella chromosome 9, ilPluXylo3.1, whole genome shotgun sequence genome has a segment encoding these proteins:
- the LOC105392118 gene encoding centrosomal protein 20 — protein sequence MDYTEQYSEQDFITAIKDLLRSEGHLDKIQAQMRSKVIEAIKHKQEGLTPNGKNTQPPSPSEEVLLINEIIREYLEWNGYLYTASVLASEAGMPKEKSSRAELCSNVGVRDDESSIALPLLSNIIAAYTERIKRKISKSKRDG from the exons ATGGATTATACAGAGCAATATTCAGAGCAAGACTTCATCACTGCTATCAAGGACTTATTGAGGTCGGAAGGACATCTCGATAAAATTCAAGCCCAA ATGCGTTCAAAAGTAATAGAAGCAATAAAACACAAGCAAGAAGGTTTGACTCCAAACGGGAAAAACACTCAACCTCCTTCGCCCTCTGAAGAGGTTCTACTAATAAACGAGATCATCAGGGAGTATCTGGAGTGGAACGGGTACCTGTATACAGCCTCCGTGCTGGCCAGTGAGGCTGGCATGCCGAAAGAAAAAAGTTCCAGAGCAGAACTGTGCTCTAATGTGGGAGTGAGAGATGACGAGAGCTCCATAGCTCTGCCGCTTCTCTCCAATATCATTGCTGCATACACTGAACGGATTAAACGCAAGATCAGTAAGAGTAAAAGAGATGGGTAG
- the LOC119693896 gene encoding uncharacterized protein LOC119693896 encodes MMNTRAKTSRNTTPTAEGRAVETREREGTTNNSPAESASTATTDATRSTEATGTTGTSGTTGTSGTTGTSGTTGTSGTTGTSGATGTSRTSRNSAKSTAKLDEPASKQSTSNKPMEREMTAPTHHEKRAGSEHTVVPRRRPTSHASTSKTIRRRKEIEQMIEIKRQEAKKAQAEQELAKMRLELIHLESETDLSDLEEDNDEPHGQAGRSSHIDKWVEESTAKRFTSLPTSHVEAHTSARRHEGERLEYGRYCEQAPHMSEPPRLYNGKPTAPHTRATPYDGQVHHHQPPPIAPRYMSELHTFTGEPSDWIAFRATYRDTEMYFSEIENIARLRKAIQGKAKEAVRSMLFNDTNPKLIIDTLQRRFGQPLRLIRSELEIIEKMKPLSDDARNLAHFAGVVANVVNTIQLTKRTHMLHSEDIYEKILSKMSIMIRFKWFEYKAAEEAREWPVLLALTSFLNRTADQFEACEFESRPYIKREREPLCNRMKNKVHMTRADNYEEEISDSSAESENESIIDDEEEYHQVMLTSRKDNQECPACSDKHALKSCKKFMKLPLEEKWEVAKKAYVCFRCLSSTHRGFNCRAKPCGKNGCRGSHHRLLHRDKEGDKEPAEPKDTQPTNTPQQAKDKQTHSVNTLCTMKGYLKIVPLKLYGPKNTTEVYALLDEGATITLIEEEVADCIGATGPKEGLCIEGIGGHRMNEPDSRRLKLKIQGRYARNIEKMNAYTISKLSISSQMVPHTLIEDCPHLSDIADVITYDNVRPRIVIGQDNWHLIISQDVKSGDRNKPVASLTRLGWTLHGCATFRTRPVIAVNHIRTTREDKMDELIKHHFSIESLGVTPKTPSNDPEKKANEILEATCRRLPAGRLEAGLLWRTPNETMPNNRENAMKRLIGIEKRLKKDEKLKCEYEKQIRNLLDSDYAEPVPGPSTSSRAWYLPHFAVVHPQKGKVRLVFDAAARSGGKCLNDALLTGPDLLQSLFGVLLRFREGPVAVVSDIKEMFLRIQVCEQDRDSLRFLWREKDSEKPKEYRMKSLIFGAASSPCTAIYAKNRNAADFKEKYPEAVQAIERNHYMDDYLQSFQSEETAKRVISEVDYIHKQGGFLLRGWASNKPQILEQFPEDVRNNGSIDLGKDSEQVEKTLGLRWNVSSDQLNFTLNLRNTPSDAIEGTRPPTKREATSAVMSVFDPLGLASPITVQGRAMLQDVCRTGIGWDEPLKENEERKWKTWLQDLKKLQDLNIPRCTTTKLTEGEIHVFCDASEKAYATAIYWRAIHPDGHVEVKLLSGKSRVAPLKPVSIPRLELQAALLGCRLAATVTKETDLTINKSTYWTDSRTVLAWIKSDPRTFKPFVAHRLAEIEDHTKPTQWRWIPTAQNVADDATRNAPSHFDIQHRWFTGPPFLYCDESEWPEDKSSPNIPTTGEEKPNCALHVINTEEQLIKPEKFSKFTRLLRATARVFQAVDIFKKIIESRKNQIQVTKKITQDTTWRIKKTAKTIPRKIVPTQQRSTINYVILTQEYLNKAEKYLIRKIQDDCFKSEKHHLKNNTKIPKSSKLKNLTLTLKTEDDIIYLSTRVGAAPYLPHDYKNPAVLDGSHYVTLLLIEEKHRQLHHGNHQTVMNEIRQRYYVTKLRNSVKKITRECLTCKIRRQKPQSAPLGDLPKERLNSYQRPFTCTAVDYFGPMTVTVGRRHEKRWGALFTCLTTRAIHLELANSLSTDSMILALRRMAARRSTPATIYSDNGTNFVGANKELQEQLKSLSQTDLVRETENYGITWKFIPPGAPHMGGAWERLVRSVKTALAATLNERSPKEEVLHTLLLEVEHVALTADLSEAT; translated from the exons ATGATGAACACACGAGCGAAGACCAGTCGGAACACGACCCCCACCGCTGAAGGGAGAGCCGTCGAAACTCGCGAGAGAGAAGGCACAACGAACAACTCGCCGGCAGAGTCAGCATCAACAGCAACAACCGACGCCACCAGATCCACGGAGGCCACCGGCACCACGGGCACGTCCGGCACCACGGGCACGTCCGGCACCACGGGCACGTCCGGCACGACGGGCACGTCCGGTACCACGGGCACGTCCGGGGCAACGGGAACCTCAAGAACGTCAAGAAACTCAGCCAAGTCGACTGCCAAACTCGACGAGCCGGCCAGCAAGCAAAGTACCAGCAACAAGCCAATGGAGAGAGAGATGACTGCACCGACCCATCACGAGAAGAGGGCCGGGTCAGAGCACACTGTGGTACCTCGAAGGAGGCCAACGTCGCACGCCTCGACATCGAAGACAATAAGaagaaggaaagaaatcgAACAGATGATCGAGATCAAGCGACAAGAAGCGAAGAAGGCGCAAGCTGAACAGGAGCTAGCCAAGATGAGGCTGGAGCTGATTCACCTGGAATCCGAGACAGATCTGAGCGACCTGGAGGAGGACAACGACGAGCCTCATGGCCAGGCCGGACGATCGAGCCATATTGACAAATGGGTCGAGGAATCAACAGCGAAGCGCTTCACTTCACTTCCAACATCACACGTGGAAGCTCACACATCGGCAAGACGACACGAGGGGGAGCGACTGGAGTACGGAAGATACTGTGAACAGGCACCCCACATGTCAGAACCGCCACGTCTCTACAACGGCAAACCTACGGCGCCGCACACACGCGCCACCCCATATGATGGAcaagttcatcatcatcagccgccGCCGATCGCACCCCGGTACATGAGTGAGCTGCATACATTCACCGGGGAGCCGAGCGACTGGATCGCATTCAGAGCGACATACAGAGATACAGAGATGTACTTCAGCGAGATTGAAAACATCGCAAGGCTCAGAAAAGCCATACAAGGAAAAGCTAAAGAAGCAGTACGTTCGATGTTATTCAACGATACAAATCCGAAGCTTATCATCGACACATTACAACGAAGATTCGGTCAACCACTACGACTGATAAGAAGCGAACTAGAAATCATCGAGAAAATGAAGCCGCTCTCTGACGACGCTCGCAACCTCGCTCACTTCGCCGGAGTCGTAGCCAACGTGGTGAACACCATTCAACTTACGAAGCGCACACACATGCTACACTCTGAAGACATATATGAGAAGATACTATCGAAGATGAGCATCATGATCAGATTCAAGTGGTTTGAATATAAAGCCGCAGAAGAAGCACGAGAATGGCCAGTATTACTCGCGCTCACGTCTTTCCTGAACCGGACCGCGGATCAATTCGAAGCCTGCGAGTTCGAGAGCCGACCATACATCAAGAGGGAGAGAGAACCACTGTGCAACCGCATGAAGAACAAAGTGCACATGACAAGAGCGGACAACTATGAAGAAGAAATAAGCGACAGCAGTGCCGAGTCTGAGAACGAGTCGATCATCGACGACGAGGAAGAATACCACCAAGTTATGTTGACCTCTCGGAAGGACAATCAAGAGTGCCCAGCCTGCAGTGACAAACACGCTCTGAAATCATGCAAGAAATTTATGAAGTTACCACTGGAAGAAAAATGGGAGGTTGCCAAGAAGGCATATGTGTGTTTTCGATGCCTGAGCTCCACACACCGGGGTTTCAACTGCCGCGCGAAGCCATGTGGAAAAAACGGGTGCAGAGGATCACATCACAGGCTCCTCCACCGAGACAAGGAAGGCGACAAGGAGCCAGCCGAGCCTAAAGACACGCAACCCACGAATACACCACAGCAAGCTAAAGACAAACAGACGCACTCAGTGAACACCCTGTGCACCATGAAAGGATACCTCAAGATAGTGCCGCTGAAGTTATACGGCCCGAAGAATACTACTGAAGTCTACGCCCTGCTGGATGAAGGAGCCACCATCACACTCATAGAGGAAGAAGTGGCCGACTGCATCGGAGCCACCGGTCCAAAGGAAGGTCTATGCATAGAAGGCATCGGCGGACATCGAATGAACGAGCCCGACTCAAGGCGACTGAAACTGAAGATTCAAGGAAGATACGCACGAaacattgaaaaaatgaatGCCTACACGATTTCGAAGCTGAGCATTTCGTCACAAATGGTGCCACACACACTAATAGAAGACTGTCCGCACCTGTCCGACATCGCCGACGTGATTACCTACGACAACGTGCGGCCGAGAATAGTGATTGGACAAGACAACTGGCATCTAATCATATCACAAGACGTGAAATCCGGAGACCGAAACAAACCTGTAGCCTCACTCACAAGACTAGGCTGGACACTACACGGTTGTGCAACATTCCGCACAAGACCAGTGATAGCCGTGAACCACATACGAACAACTCGCGAAGACAAGATGGACGAGCTAATCAAACATCACTTCAGCATCGAGTCTCTAGGCGTAACTCCCAAAACGCCTTCAAATGACCCCGAGAAGAAAGCCAACGAGATACTGGAAGCAACATGCCGACGACTACCCGCAGGCCGACTCGAAGCAGGTCTATTATGGAGAACTCCGAATGAAACTATGCCAAACAACCGCGAAAATGCAATGAAGCGACTAATCGGTATAGAAAAACGACTGAAGAAAGATGAAAAGCTGAAATGCGAGTATGAGAAGCAAATAAGAAACTTACTCGACAGTGACTACGCTGAACCAGTACCTGGACCGTCTACATCATCGAGAGCCTGGTACTTACCTCATTTTGCCGTCGTGCATCCCCAGAAAGGCAAGGTTCGCCTGGTGTTCGACGCAGCCGCAAGAAGTGGCGGAAAATGTCTAAATGACGCGCTACTGACTGGACCCGACCTACTGCAATCATTATTCGGAGTACTACTGCGATTCAGAGAGGGACCGGTAGCAGTCGTGAGTGACATCAAGGAAATGTTCCTCCGCATTCAAGTGTGCGAGCAAGACAGAGATAGTCTCAGATTCCTGTGGAGAGAAAAGGACAGCGAGAAGCCGAAAGAATATCGAATGAAATCACTCATATTCGGCGCAGCATCGTCACCGTGCACCGCAATATATGCAAAAAATCGCAACGCAGCCGACTTCAAAGAAAAATACCCGGAAGCGGTACAAGCCATAGAACGCAACCACTACATGGACGACTACCTACAAAGTTTTCAGTCTGAAGAAACCGCGAAACGTGTCATCTCAGAAGTCGACTACATACACAAACAAGGCGGATTTCTACTCAGAGGATGGGCTAGCAACAAGCCACAGATATTAGAACAGTTCCCCGAAGACGTGCGAAACAACGGTTCTATCGACCTGGGAAAAGATAGCGAACAAGTCGAGAAAACACTGGGACTCCGATGGAACGTGTCTTCAGATCAACTCAACTTCACGCTGAACCTGCGAAACACACCGTCTGACGCCATAGAGGGCACGAGACCGCCAACGAAACGCGAGGCAACAAGCGCAGTAATGTCCGTGTTCGACCCGCTCGGGCTGGCCTCGCCGATAACTGTACAAGGAAGAGCTATGCTACAAGATGTATGCCGCACGGGCATCGGATGGGACGAGCCTCTGAAAGAAAATGAAGAACGAAAATGGAAAACGTGGCTGCAAGACCTGAAAAAGCTACAAGACCTGAATATACCTAGATGCACTACAACGAAGCTAACTGAAGGCGAAATTCACGTATTCTGCGACGCGAGTGAAAAGGCATATGCAACAGCAATATACTGGCGAGCAATACACCCCGATGGTCACGTCGAAGTAAAGCTGTTGTCAGGAAAGTCACGGGTGGCACCACTCAAGCCCGTGTCTATCCCACGCTTAGAACTGCAAGCCGCACTACTGGGCTGCCGCCTAGCCGCCACAGTAACAAAGGAAACGGACTTAACAATAAACAAGTCTACCTACTGGACCGACTCGAGAACTGTCCTCGCATGGATAAAGTCGGACCCGAGAACATTCAAGCCCTTCGTCGCACACCGACTAGCCGAAATTGAAGATCACACGAAGCCGACTCAGTGGAGATGGATACCTACTGCTCAGAATGTCGCAGACGACGCTACACGAAACGCGCCCTCTCACTTCGACATACAACACAGATGGTTCACAGGCCCACCGTTCCTCTACTGTGATGAATCCGAATGGCCAGAAGACAAGAGCTCTCCCAACATACCTACTACCGGTGAAGAAAAACCAAACTGCGCCCTGCACGTCATCAACACTGAAGAACAGCTCATCAAACCTGAAAAGTTTTCAAAATTCACGCGACTGCTACGAGCGACCGCCCGCGTGTTTCAAGCCGTCGACATATTCAAGAAAATAATTGAATCAAGAAAAAATCAAATTCAAGTAACTAAGAAAATTACACAAGATACCACTTGGCGTATCAAGAAGACTGCCAAAACCATCCCGCGCAAAATTGTTCCTACTCAACAACGGAGCACAATAAATTACGTGATACTCACGCAAGAATACCTAAACAAAGCTGAAAAATACCTAATCCGCAAGATACAAGACGACTGCTTCAAGAGCGAAAAACATCACCTGAAAAATAACACCAAAATACCTAAAAGCTCAAAACTGAAAAACCTGACGCTCACGCTGAAAACTGAAGAcgacataatatacctatcaaCGAGAGTCGGCGCCGCTCCATACCTACCTCACGACTACAAGAACCCCGCCGTGCTCGATGGAAGTCACTACGTCACGCTCCTACTCATCGAAGAGAAACACCGACAACTTCACCATGGCAACCATCAAACAGTCATGAATGAGATAAGACAACGATACTACGTGACGAAATTACGTAACTCCGTGAAGAAGATAACAAGAGAATGCCTGACGTGCAAAATACGCCGACAGAAACCACAGAGTGCTCCCCTGGGCGACCTACCTAAAGAAAGACTGAATAGTTATCAACGGCCCTTCACATGTACCGCCGTGGACTACTTTGGCCCAATGACTGTGACAGTTGGAAGACGTCATGAAAAACGCTGGGGCGCATTATTCACATGCCTGACTACGCGTGCAATCCATCTAGAGTTGGCCAACTCACTCTCAACCGACTCTATGATACTGGCGCTGAGGCGAATGGCTGCCCGCAGATCGACCCCTGCAACAATATACAGCGACAACGGAACTAACTTTGTGGGTGCGAACAAAGAACTTCAAGAACAGCTGAAAAGTCTATCACAAACAGACTTAGTACGAGAAACTGAAAACTACGGAATCACGTGGAAATTCATCCCTCCCGGGGCCCCACACATGGGCGGAGCCTGGGAACGCCTCGTACGCTCCGTGAAGACAGCACTAGCAGCAACTCTGAATGAAAGATCGCCCAAAGAAGAGGTGCTTCACACACTACTCCTGGAAGTCGAACATGTG GCGCTGACCGCTGATCTCTCCGAGGCCACCTAA